In Colletotrichum higginsianum IMI 349063 chromosome 3, whole genome shotgun sequence, a genomic segment contains:
- a CDS encoding H/ACA ribonucleoprotein complex subunit 3 produces the protein MHLMYTLDEAGNRVYTLKKVVDGKVTKSAHPARFSPDDKWSRQRVTLKRRFNLLLTQQKPE, from the exons ATGCATTTGATGTacaccctcgacgaggcgggcaACCGCGTCTACACCCTCAAGAAGGTGGTTGACGGCAAGGTCACCAAGTCCGCCCACCCTGCGCGTTTCTCCCCCGACGACAAGTGGTCGCGCCAGCGTGTGACGCTGAAGCGCCGCTTCAACCTGCTCCTCACCCAGCAGA AGCCCGAGTAA
- a CDS encoding Internalin — protein MRATIIVMALTACVASLPTIPHSGHAQTNADESYLPMRRAETSADESYLPMKRAETSADESYLPMRRAETSADESYLPMKRADTSADESYLPMKRAETSADESYLPMKRAETSADESYLPMKRAETSADESYLPMRRAETSADESYLPM, from the exons ATGAGGGCAACCATTATTgtgatggccttgacggcctgTGTTGCATCTTTGCCTACTATCCCTCATTCCGGCCATG CTCAAACCAACGCTGATGAGTCCTATCTTCCCATGAGACGGGCCGAGACGAGTGCCGACGAGTCATACCTCCCAATGAAGCGAGCCGAGACCAGTGCCGACGAGTCCTATCTTCCCATGAGACGGGCCGAGACAAGCGCGGATGAGTCTTACTTGCCCATGAAGCGAGCCGATACCAGTGCCGACGAGTCATACCTCCCCATGAAGCGAGCCGAGACGAGCGCGGATGAGTCCTACTTGCCCATGAAGCGAGCTGAGACGAGCGCGGATGAGTCCTACTTGCCCATGAAGCGAGCTGAGACGAGTGCGGATGAGTCTTACCTCCCTATGAGGCGAGCTGAGACGAGCGCCGACGAGTCCTACTTGCCCATGTAG
- a CDS encoding 20s-pre-rrna d-site endonuclease nob1, whose translation MSNDSVAAAPAVASPTAPGERKPIHALVLDTGPLIKNDPPVSTLLAQADELYMLPSIIDEIRDVNTRTRVETTLMPFVKIRSPRPDSIKFVSNFARRSGDLEVLSRPDLHLLALTYELELEKNGGDQRLRKEPGQRVDDTSTNAPASSSEAPEAKPEAGAEVESQEGPSTEGDAVAEPAQPSEGISLEQSAEATQRENQQNATAEASSSDAADADVDVDAAAAAAEITQDMSKLEVDDKTTSEPVISSVADANEAQGEGSDSEDGWITPSNVKKHKEKDSKLLQPTAPAIDVKVGILTSDYAMQNVALRIGLNLLSPSMARITQLKTWVLRCHGCFQVCKKMDRQFCPSCGQATLTRTSCTTEEDGTFKIHLKRNFQWNKRGNVFSIPKPVAGTASGKLAKHAGGKNNWGTNLIFAEDQKEYEKAVGENQRARRRDLMDEDYLPSILTGDRQSANGKVRLGPGRNINGRKRR comes from the coding sequence ATGTCAAATGATTCCGTGGCCGCTGCCCCGGCGGTTGCGAGCCCGACGGCCCCCGGAGAGCGCAAGCCCATccacgccctcgtcctcgataCCGGCCCGTTGATCAAGAACGACCCTCCCGTCAgcaccctcctcgcccaggccgacgAGCTGTACATGCTCccctccatcatcgacgaAATCCGCGACGTCAACACCCGCACCCGAGTCGAGACCACCCTCATGCCCTTCGTCAAGATCCGCAGCCCCCGCCCCGACAGCATCAAGTTTGTTTCCAACTTTGCCCGCCGCtccggcgacctcgaggttCTCAGCAGGCCCGATTTGCACCTGCTTGCCCTGACCtacgagctcgagctcgagaagaacgGAGGCGACCAGAGACTGAGGAAAGAGCCGGGCCAGCGCGTCGACGACACCAGCACAAATGCGCCGGCAAGCAGCAGCGAGGCCCCGGAAGCGAAGCCCGAGGCTGGTGCCGAGGTCGAGTCCCAAGAGGGGCCTTCCACCGAAGGcgacgccgttgccgagcCGGCCCAGCCATCCGAGGGCATCTCCCTTGAACAGAGCGCCGAAGCGACGCAGCGCGAAAACCAGCAGAATGCGACGGCGGAagcctcgtcgtcggatGCAGCGGATGCggatgtggatgtggatgcggcggcggcggcggcagagatTACACAAGACATGAGCAAGCTCGAGGTGGACGACAAGACAACGTCCGAGCCCGTCATCTCCAgtgtcgccgacgccaacgaggCGCAGGGTGAAGGTTCAGACTCGGAGGACGGCTGGATCACGCCGTCCAACGTCAAGAAGCACAAGGAGAAGGACAGCAAGCTGCTCCAGCCGACGGCCCCCGCCATCGATGTCAAGGTCGGCATCCTCACCTCCGATTACGCCATGCAAAACGTCGCCCTGAGGATCGGCCTCAACCTGTTGTCGCCGTCCATGGCTCGCATCACCCAGCTCAAGACCTGGGTGCTGCGATGCCACGGGTGCTTCCAGGTCTGCAAGAAGATGGACAGACAGTTCTGCCCTAGCTGCGGGCAGGCCACCCTGACCCGCACATCGTGCAcgacggaggaggatggcACCTTCAAGATCCACCTGAAGCGCAACTTCCAGTGGAACAAGAGAGGCAACGTCTTCAGCATCCCCAAGCCCGTGGCCGGCACGGCCAGCGGCAAGCTTGCCAAGCACGCCGGAGGTAAGAACAACTGGGGCACGAACCTCATCTTTGCAGAGGACCAGAAGGAGTACGAGAAGGCCGTGGGCGAAAACCAGCGCGCTCGGCGGAGGGACCTCATGGACGAGGACTACTTGCCGAGCATTCTTACCGGTGACCGGCAAAGTGCCAACGGAAAGGTCAGGCTGGGTCCGGGTAGAAATATCAACGGACGTAAGAGGAGATAA
- a CDS encoding Alpha-l-rhamnosidase yields the protein MAVSISQVTFEHHRLAFGIAESEPRISWRFDGNAVDWEQSAYDVEISRGRDGSSNIHKFNSSTSLLVPWPEQALQTAEQATVRARAHGKPGQPSTPWSDWVTVETGLLDSSDWAGAVPIAADRETEVDAPKRPIYFRKSFPVGANVTRARLYITALGIYEAEINGRRVGDYVLAPGWQSYNYRHVYDAYDVTELVTSGENAIGVAVGEGWFSGRLSYGGGVRNNYGDTIGLLSLLVVTLDDGSVVKVPTDPTWQANTGPVVSSEIYNGEHYDSTLEAAVEGWSSAAFEANNWLSVKELPALKGELVPPDGPPVRRIEERKPESIFESPSGKTIIDFGQNLVGWLRLTVSGPSGTNITLHHAEVLEDGELALRPLRVATAADSLILHGNGNQTWEPRFTFHGFRYAQIDGWPQETPLTAESVTAVVVHSDMEQTGWFECSNPLLNKFHHNVRWSMKGNFLSIPTDCPQRDERLGWTGDAHAFAPTANYLYDAAGFWKGWHKDIWSEMQRNGSMVVPFTIPTIPPNDPAMPAAVWGDVAVANPFNIYQAFGDVALLEEQYLQSQAWIDTGISRNEVGLWNRSSFQFADWLDPKAPSEAPGNATTAKHLVADAYLIHMTEFLANMSAALGRGEAAAKYRAQRDNLTAAFHDAWVQDGALANETQTAYAMALNFGLFTDEAQRSAAAEKLRQIVADNDYLVGTGFAGTPPLGFALRDIGATEDFYRMLLQTRVPSWLYQVVQNGTTTWERWDSLLANGTVNPGEMTSFNHYAFGSVANWMHQVIGGIAPAEPGWKRITVAPVPGGNITSANSKYISPYGEVKVQWWFEKNAEENAAHRNGFHLNVEIPPNTKADITLPNGGETQEVGSGYYEFHDPSYQLA from the coding sequence atggCCGTGTCGATTTCTCAGGTGACCTTCGAACACCATCGACTGGCCTTCGGCATTGCCGAGTCGGAACCGCGTATCTCGTGGCGGTTCGACGGCAATGCTGTTGACTGGGAACAGAGCGCCTACGACGTTGAGATCTCCAGAGGCAGAGATGGCTCTTCCAACATCCACAAGTTCAACTCGTCCACGTCGCTGCTCGTGCCCTGGCCCGAGCAAGCCCTCCAGACGGCAGAACAAGCCACTGTGAGAGCTCGCGCCCACGGCAAGCCCGGCCAGCCATCCACCCCCTGGTCCGACTGGGTCACGGTTGAGACAGGGCTCCTTGACTCCAGCGACTGGGCCGGTGCCGTTCCCATCGCGGCCGACAGAGAGACCGAAGTTGACGCTCCCAAACGCCCGATATACTTCAGAAAATCCTTCCCGGTGGGCGCCAACGTCACCCGCGCTCGTCTGTACATCACAGCCTTGGGGATCTACGAGGCCGAAATCAACGGCAGGAGAGTTGGAGACTACGTTCTGGCGCCTGGTTGGCAATCGTACAACTACCGCCATGTATACGACGCATACGACGTCACGGAACTTGTCACCAGCGGAGAAAACGCCATAGgtgttgccgtcggcgaaggcTGGTTCTCCGGACGGCTGAGctacggcggcggtgtcCGAAACAACTATGGCGACACCATTggccttctctctcttcttgtCGTGACCCTTGACGACGGGAGTGTGGTCAAAGTACCGACCGACCCGACCTGGCAAGCAAACACAGGCCCCGTGGTGTCATCCGAGATCTACAACGGCGAACATTATGACTCGACACTCGAGGCGGCCGTTGAAGGGTGGTCCTCCGCAGCATTCGAGGCCAACAACTGGTTGTCAGTCAAGGAGTTGCCCGCACTGAAGGGCGAGTTGGTTCCGCCAGATGGCCCCCCCGTCAGAAGAATCGAGGAGAGGAAACCCGAGTCTATTTTTGAGTCCCCTTCCGGCAAAACCATCATCGACTTTGGCCAGAACCTGGTAGGTTGGCTTCGACTCACGGTCTCGGGACCCAGTGGGACAAACATCACGCTTCACCACGCCGAAGTCTTGGAAGACGGAGAGCTCGCCCTGCGGCCGCTCAGAGTCGCCACCGCTGCCGACTCCCTCATCTTGCACGGGAACGGCAACCAGACTTGGGAGCCGCGCTTCACTTTCCACGGATTCCGCTACGCCCAGATTGACGGATGGCCTCAGGAGACCCCGTTGACTGCGGAATCCGTCACCGCAGTGGTTGTCCACAGCGACATGGAACAGACTGGGTGGTTCGAATGCTCGAATCCACTGCTGAACAAGTTCCATCACAACGTGCGATGGTCTATGAAGGGCAACTTTCTGTCGATCCCCACCGATTGTCCGCAACGTGACGAGCGGCTTGGGTGGACCGGCGACGCGCACGCCTTCGCTCCGACAGCAAACTATCTCTACGACGCGGCCGGCTTTTGGAAGGGTTGGCACAAGGACATTTGGTCCGAGATGCAACGCAATGGTTCCATGGTCGTGCCTTTCACCATCCCTACGATTCCCCCGAACGATCCAGCGATGCCGGCTGCGGTGTGGGGTGATGTTGCAGTCGCCAATCCCTTCAACATCTACCAAGCCTTTGGTGATGTTGCCCTCCTGGAAGAGCAGTATCTCCAGTCTCAGGCATGGATCGACACAGGAATCAGTCGCAACGAGGTTGGCCTGTGGAACCGGAGTTCGTTCCAGTTCGCCGACTGGCTTGACCCGAAGGCCCCCTCTGAAGCCCCGGGCAACGCTACGACGGCGAAACATTTGGTTGCTGATGCGTACCTCATCCACATGACCGAGTTTCTTGCCAACATGTCAGCAGCCCTTGGCCGTGGCGAAGCAGCGGCCAAGTACAGAGCTCAGCGGGACAACTTGACGGCAGCATTCCATGATGCCTGGGTTCAGgatggcgccctcgccaacgagACGCAGACGGCGTACGCCATGGCCCTCAACTTTGGCCTCTTCACAGACGAAGCGCAACGTTCGGCTGCCGCCGAGAAACTGCGGCAGATCGTCGCGGACAACGACTACCTCGTCGGTACTGGCTTTGCCGGCACTCCTCCGTTGGGCTTCGCCCTCCGAGACATTGGTGCTACCGAGGACTTTTACCGCATGCTTCTTCAGACACGCGTGCCCTCGTGGCTGTATCAGGTTGTCCAGAACGGCACGACCACATGGGAGCGATGGGACAGTCTTCTCGCAAACGGCACAGTCAACCCTGGCGAGATGACCAGTTTCAATCACTACGCATTCGGCTCGGTTGCGAACTGGATGCATCAAGTCATCGGCGGCATTGCACCCGCGGAGCCTGGCTGGAAGCGCATCACCGTTGCCCCGGTTCCCGGTGGTAACATCACCAGCGCCAACTCGAAGTACATCAGCCCTTACGGGGAGGTCAAGGTCCAGTGGTGGTTTGAGAAGAATGCCGAGGAGAACGCTGCACATCGCAATGGGTTCCACCTGAATGTCGAGATTCCGCCTAACACAAAGGCTGACATCACGTTGCCCAACGGAGGGGAGACACAAGAAGTCGGGTCTGGTTATTACGAGTTCCATGATCCAAGCTACCAGTTGGCTTGA
- a CDS encoding Tat pathway signal sequence has translation MGRHNKEYSPVYSDERSATSLEDVEVELAAAQERQPSRLSKLGLWAVHAAFMIVYTSIFIVSMYQKNTVSGVFSLLDSPPNAIGDKTHLEVFPIQGPPHGKYTGEPRPEVDQAWKDLLQCRQSRSHPLEKVSEDWVNRWGREHEAVKLPDGGYLGMLSVFHELHCIKRLYQTLSPDYYFPNATEREIATNREHNQHCLEVLRMGAACRGDISIITHMWTDIDAQPIVNQTAPHQCVDFDKVMEYSRDNTVDVYQEDYIVHPKFGPSFPKGNSIKPFKGQEMGHHH, from the exons ATGGGCAGACACAACAAAGAATACTCGCCCGTCTACTCTGACGAGAGGTCAGCGACCAGCCTagaggatgtcgaggtcgaacTTGCGGCAGCCCAGGAGCGGCAGCCATCAAGACTCTCCAAGCTTGGGCTCTGGGCTGTCCACGCTGCATTTATGATCGTCTACACGTCGATATTCATCGTTTCGATGTATCAGAAGAACACAGTCTCTGGGGTTTTCAGCCTATTAGATT CACCACCGAACGCCATTGGCGATAAGACACATCTTGAAGTCTTTCCGATCCAGGGGCCGCCCCATGGAAAATACACGGGAGAACCGAGGCCTGAGGTAGACCAGGCGTGGAAAGACTTGTTGCAGTGTAGGCAATCCCGAAGTCATCCACTCGAGAA AGTATCAGAGGACTGGGTAAACCGTTGGGGTCGGGAGCACGAAGCTGTAAAGCTTCCCGACGGTGGCTATCTTGGCATGCTGAGTGTCTTCCATGAGCTTCACTGCATT AAACGCCTCTACCAGACACTGTCTCCAGATTACTACTTCCCCAACGCGACCGAGCGAGAGATTGCGACGAACCGGGAGCACAACC AGCACTGCCTCGAGGTCCTCCGAATGGGTGCGGCCTGTCGTGGCGACATTTCCATCATCACTCACATGTGGACCGACATTGATGCGCAGCCCATCGTCAACCAGACGGCGCCACACCAGTGTGTTGACTTCGACAAGGTGATGGAGTACTCCCGTGACAACACCGTAGACGTGTATCAGGAGGACTACATCGTCCACCCCAAGTTCG GCCCATCATTCCCTAAGGGAAACAGTATCAAGCCTTTCAAGGGGCAGGAAATGGGACATCACCACTAA
- a CDS encoding Nitrate assimilation regulatory protein nira-like protein produces MADLYGSSNGNNNNINNSSNSRNGNNNNDNLGRHLRPERPPTAAAAAVTTTTTTITSNPSTTTDLAAAAAATTVTASSASGAAAPAASSSVSPKPTKRSSATTCVTCRARKVRCDGRRDVCSNCERLGFSCTYEDPTSEANGLAAAPAFPLPRRRVRQACQSCHSRKARCSGHTPACDRCRAQGIECVYRVSKRTRLSINPPASRSDHAVRSPTSSTSAAATSRDHQTRRSLSRDDAAHDSDAVGADAVASNTPSTFNRDLSAPDPQFESLISRALDNFFRHVHHIPMLSFLHRASLMQRHHVGGLDRPLLLALIGITSLLTDLGPGTSDYGEKCVDESESLILKSLENASTIKVQTLALIIKYRILTRRFSSAFMLAATAARFATALRLNYENPDLCFLAQESRRRLMWALFMIDQGMAGGYRDLTLWTPETIHISLPCNERDFEFDLAPPSLRPLVPGPDESENDDIGSLALHVRILWLRGRILKFAKRASNCSHDDLDRLKEQLQSFAEELSDFAERLPVSFRWSDNSLRLRAYSPRLCVFIMIHVWWRQCNCDLFRIGLVGLRDSVSRSAAERLGPEFIAGCQRQCFQHAMEMSNMFTSIKQLDHYPVADLDMPVCAYQCIRMLYYIYHLNAEEYGLTPDILRKKATVCLDVTKGCCSGTAAVSIQADLQRLMDHGLSIQATPSRLLSEEPQDERNGNGAKRIRLSRAKQVQLVEDPDSGAPAADELTNRPFGIGAWEDIQVPEAEKPVEQVPAPPQQPTALGSLEVNNAFEGALDSLDFNMEPMGLDSLAWFSNEWAQGDFQGEF; encoded by the exons ATGGCAGACTTGTACGGTagcagcaacggcaacaacaacaacatcaacaatAGCAGCAACAGCCGCAACGGCAACAATAACAACGACAACCTTGGACGTCATCTCCGACCCGAGAGACCACcgactgccgccgccgccgccgtcaccaccaccaccaccaccataACCTCAAACCCGAGTACAACCACAGACCtggcagccgccgccgcagctaCCACCGTGACAGCCTCCTCAGCCTCGGGAGCCGCAGCCCCGgcagcctcgtcgtccgtATCTCCGAAACCGACCAAGCGGTCCTCGGCAACCACATGCGTCACCTGCCGCGCTCGTAAGGTCCGCtgcgacggccgccgcgacgTCTGCAGCAACTGCGAGCGCCTCGGCTTCTCATGCACCTACGAGGACCCGACCTCCGAAGCcaacggcctcgccgccgccccggcctTCCCCCTGCCGAGACGCCGCGTCCGCCAGGCCTGCCAGAGCTGCCATTCCCGGAAGGCTCGGTGTAGCGGCCACACCCCGGCCTGCGATCGCTGTCGCGCTCAGGGTATCGAGTGCGTCTACCGGGTCTCCAAGCGGACACGGCTGAGCATCAACCCTCCCGCCAGCCGCAGCGATCACGCCGTGAgatcgccgacctcgtcgacctcggctgCTGCCACCAGTCGCGACCACCAAACCCGTCGCTCGCTGTCGAGGGATGATGCGGCCCATGATTCCGACGCTGTCGGCGCGGATGCCGTTGCCTCCAACACACCGAGCACGTTCAATCGTGATCT GTCCGCCCCTGATCCCCAGTTCGAGTCTCTCATCAGCCGGGCTCTGGACAACTTCTTCCGCCATGTTCACCACATCCCCATGCTATCCTTCCTCCACCGAGCCTCCCTCATGCAGAGGCATCacgtcggcggcctggaccgtccgctgctgctcgcccTCATCGGCATCACCAGCCTGCTGACCGACTTGGGCCCGGGCACGAGTGATTACGGCGAAAAGTGCGTCGACGAGTCCGAGTCCCTGATCCTCAAGAGCCTCGAGAACGCCTCCACCATCAAGGTCCAGACCCTCGCCCTCATCATCAAGTACCGCATCTTGACCCGTCGCTTCTCGAGCGCCTTCAtgctcgccgccaccgcggcGCGATTCGCCACGGCCCTCCGGCTCAACTACGAGAACCCGGACCTCTGCTTCCTCGCCCAGGAGTCGAGACGACGCCTCATGTGGGCGCTGTTCATGATCGACCAAGGCATGGCCGGCGGGTATCGGGACCTCACCCTGTGGACGCCCGAGACCATCCACATTTCGCTCCCGTGCAACGAGAGAGACTTCGAGTTCGACCTTGCCCCGCCGTCGTTGCGACCGCTGGTCCCGGGCCCGGATGAGTCTGAGAACGACGACATCGGCAGCCTGGCACTCCACGTGCGCATCCTCTGGCTCCGTGGCAGAATCCTCAAGTTCGCCAAGAGGGCCTCGAACTGTTCCCATGACGACCTCGATCGGCTCAAGGAGCAGCTGCAGTCgttcgccgaggagctctCCGACTTCGCCGAGCGGTTGCCCGTGTCGTTCCGCTGGTCCGACAACAGCCTGCGGCTGAGGGCGTACTCGCCCCGTCTCTGCGTCTTCATCATGATCCACGTCTGGTGGCGGCAGTGCAATTGCGACCTCTTCAGGATAGGTCTGGTTGGTCTCCGCGATTCCGTGTCTCGGTCGGCCGCGGAACGGCTGGGGCCCGAATTCATCGCCGGATGCCAACGGCAATGCTTCCAACACGCCATGGAAATGTCAAACATGTTCACCTCCATCAAGCAACTGGACCACTACCCCGTCGCGGACTTGGACATGCCCGTCTGCGCCTACCAGTGCATCCGGATGCTGTATTACATCTACCACCTCAACGCGGAAGAGTATGGTCTCACGCCGGACATCCTCCGCAAGAAGGCCACCGTCTGCCTCGACGTGACCAAGGGATGCTGTTCAGGAACGGCAGCAGTCTCGATC CAAGCCGACTTGCAGAGGCTCATGGATCACGGGCTGTCGATACAGGCCACCCCGAGCCGGCTGCTCAGCGAGGAGCCACAGGACGAGAGGAACGGCAACGGGGCCAAGCGTATCCGCCTCAGCCGCGCGAAACAGGTGCAGTTGGTCGAGGATCCCGACAGCggcgcgcccgccgccgacgagctcacGAACCGACCGTTCGGCATCGGCGCGTGGGAAGACATACAGGtgc